One window of Watersipora subatra chromosome 3, tzWatSuba1.1, whole genome shotgun sequence genomic DNA carries:
- the LOC137391266 gene encoding transcription termination factor 3, mitochondrial-like, translating to MFTYRIRAFKSLYSELMVLSTQKRVLSQYVTPITSIVTATDDTHAKGVFPEFSPAKGDKVDNLVNTTLDTPRSTTLADLVKYSSDLQRLIALGVSLRDVESKEGAAELVANIKYYPQVDEVVTLLRAVGVERIGDVISRCPFLLAEGAESLRLKLMYLSSRRFSRTQITRLVTTQPCWLLEGLTEVDAKLAAVKQIFQLSNGELRDVVSRSPKVALLDTLLLQRFKVILNAAYDLEPLQIKALVIGCPSATRIGERNLRQRMDYLTETMHLSKEQILAWPSILRCRQRIVKERHSVLSHLNLHEYDSSKPGYVSLQRLVSGTDENFCKDVAKIPLNLYYDYIKTF from the exons ATGTTTACATATCGTATACGAGCCTTCAAGTCTCTCTACTCTGAGCTCATG GTTTTATCCACACAGAAAAGGGTTCTCTCTCAATATGTTACACCCATCACTAGTATTGTTACTGCAACTGACGACACGCATGCTAAGGGAGTCTTTCCAGAGTTCTCGCCTGCCAAAGGAGACAAAGTTGATAATTTGGTGAACACCACACTGGATACACCAAGAAGTACAACCCTTGCTGACCTAGTTAAATATTCCTCAGACCTACAGAGACTTATAGCCTTAGGTGTGTCCTTGCGGGACGTAGAATCAAAGGAGGGTGCTGCGGAGTTAGTAGCAAACATAAAATACTATCCACAAGTTGATG AAGTTGTGACCTTATTGAGAGCTGTTGGTGTTGAGAGGATAGGGGATGTAATTAGTAGATGTCCATTCTTACTTGCCGAAGGAGCAGAGTCTCTCAGGCTAAAGCTCATGTATTTAAGCAGCAGAAGATTCTCTCGCACACAAATAACAAGGCTCGTAACCACCCAACCGTGCTGGCTCCTCGAGGGCTTAACCGAGGTTGATGCAAAGCTTGCTGCTGTAAAGCAAATCTTTCAGCTGTCTA ATGGCGAGTTACGTGATGTTGTATCAAGAAGTCCTAAAGTTGCTCTGTTGGACACATTACTTCTGCAG AGATTCAAAGTTATTCTCAATGCTGCTTATGATCTGGAGCCTCTGCAGATCAAAGCTTTGGTCATTGGATGTCCATCAGCTACGAGGATAG GTGAGCGGAATTTGCGGCAAAGAATGGACTATCTTACTGAGACTATGCATCTAAGCAAGGAACAAATTCTTGCGTGGCCGAGTATACTAAGGTGCAGGCAGCGCATAGTGAAAGAGAGGCACTCCGTATTGTCACACCTGAACCTGCATGAGTATGACAGTAGCAAACCTGGCTATGTTTCACTACAGAGGCTTGTTAGTGGAACAGATGAAAACTTCTGCAAAGATGTTGCAAAAATACCATTAAACTTATATTATGactatattaaaacattttga